The following proteins are encoded in a genomic region of Pseudoxanthomonas suwonensis 11-1:
- the ruvX gene encoding Holliday junction resolvase RuvX, whose product MPEAHAPALPSPEAIVLGFDVGSRRIGVAVGSAFGGARAVAVVNVHAAGPDWAALDRLRSQWGPGGLIVGDPLTLDGEDQPARRRARAFAHALRERYGLPVGMVDERSSSVEAAQRFARARASGTRRRRDAENLDAEAAAVIIERWLSFPGLAAPP is encoded by the coding sequence ATGCCTGAGGCCCACGCGCCCGCGCTGCCGTCGCCCGAGGCGATCGTGCTCGGGTTCGACGTTGGTTCGCGCCGGATCGGCGTGGCGGTGGGCAGCGCCTTCGGTGGCGCGCGCGCGGTGGCGGTGGTCAACGTGCATGCCGCCGGCCCGGACTGGGCCGCGCTCGACAGGCTGCGCAGCCAGTGGGGTCCGGGTGGCCTGATCGTCGGCGACCCCCTGACCCTGGACGGCGAGGACCAGCCGGCGCGCCGCCGCGCCCGCGCCTTTGCCCATGCCCTGCGAGAGCGCTACGGCCTGCCGGTGGGCATGGTCGACGAGCGTTCCAGCTCGGTCGAGGCCGCCCAGCGCTTCGCCCGCGCCCGCGCCAGCGGCACCCGCCGCCGTCGCGATGCCGAGAACCTGGACGCCGAGGCCGCCGCCGTGATCATCGAACGCTGGCTGTCCTTCCCCGGGCTGGCCGCGCCGCCCTGA